A single Colias croceus chromosome 10, ilColCroc2.1 DNA region contains:
- the LOC123694835 gene encoding heterogeneous nuclear ribonucleoprotein F-like isoform X1, with translation MLGSGDGGHIIKLRGLPFSTTVEDVLDFLSGVNVLNNKEGVHLTEVRPGRPSGECFVEVVSQADVEEALKKDKENMGKRYIEVFSTDHQDMEWALNAMKQTENGFESLPNVNDDMGVVKLRGLPFGCSKEEIIQFFDGLEVAPEGVHLLSDHTGRASGEAYVYFVDKTGAQDALSRDREKIGHRYIEVFLSSPDEVRAYASRGDGGARPRGARPTPYDRNDRFAGRFGARGRSSFGRGEGAGFSAARGGMRRNSGMHCVHMRGLPFKATPQDIAYFFKPIRPVNITILYDNSGRPSGEADVEFECHDDAMRAMRRDKNNMEHRYIELFLNSSPTGGGGAFKSNRNFRAY, from the exons ATGTTGGGTTCGGGCGATGGAGGCCACATTATCAAACTGCGTGGTTTGCCTTTCTCCACTACCGTTGAAGATGTTCTCGATTTTTTGAGTGGCGTCAACgttttgaataataaagaag GCGTTCATCTAACCGAAGTGCGACCCGGCCGACCCTCTGGAGAATGTTTCGTAGAGGTTGTAAGCCAAGCAGACGTAGAAGAAGCATTAAAGAAAGACAAAGAAAACATGGGCAAGAGATACATTGAAG tCTTCTCCACTGACCACCAAGACATGGAGTGGGCGCTGAATGCTATGAAACAGACGGAGAATGGTTTTGAATCACTTCCCAATGTTAATGATGATATGGGTGTCGTCAAGCTCAGGGGTTTGCCCTTTGGTTGTTCTAAAGAGGAAATTATTCAATTCTTTGATG GGCTGGAAGTGGCCCCCGAGGGGGTGCACTTGCTATCGGACCACACGGGGCGGGCCTCGGGAGAGGCGTATGTATACTTCGTTGACAAAACGGGCGCGCAAGACGCTCTCAGCAGGGACAGGGAGAAAATAGGACACAG GTACATAGAAGTGTTCCTAAGTTCCCCGGACGAGGTGCGAGCGTACGCGTCCCGCGGGGACGGCGGGGCCCGCCCGCGGGGGGCTCGCCCCACCCCGTACGACCGGAACGATCGGTTCGCGGGACGCTTCGGGGCAAGGGGCAGGAGCTCCTTTGGGAGGGGTGAGG GTGCAGGATTCAGCGCGGCCCGTGGTGGCATGCGACGCAACAGCGGCATGCACTGTGTACACATGAGGGGACTGCCGTTTAAGGCCACCCCGCAGGATATTGCTTAT TTCTTCAAACCAATTCGTCCCGTGAATATTACAATCCTGTACGACAACAGCGGACGGCCGTCCGGCGAAGCAGACGTGGAGTTTGAATGCCATGATGATGCTATGCGG gcaATGCGACGGGACAAAAACAACATGGAGCACAGGTACATCGAGCTATTTCTCAACTCTTCGCCAACCGGCGGCGGCGGAGCTTTCAAATCCAACAGAAACTTCCGAGCCTACTGA
- the LOC123694835 gene encoding heterogeneous nuclear ribonucleoprotein F-like isoform X2, whose protein sequence is MLGSGDGGHIIKLRGLPFSTTVEDVLDFLSGVNVLNNKEGVHLTEVRPGRPSGECFVEVVSQADVEEALKKDKENMGKRYIEVFSTDHQDMEWALNAMKQTENGFESLPNVNDDMGVVKLRGLPFGCSKEEIIQFFDGLEVAPEGVHLLSDHTGRASGEAYVYFVDKTGAQDALSRDREKIGHRYIEVFLSSPDEVRAYASRGDGGARPRGARPTPYDRNDRFAGRFGARGRSSFGRGAGFSAARGGMRRNSGMHCVHMRGLPFKATPQDIAYFFKPIRPVNITILYDNSGRPSGEADVEFECHDDAMRAMRRDKNNMEHRYIELFLNSSPTGGGGAFKSNRNFRAY, encoded by the exons ATGTTGGGTTCGGGCGATGGAGGCCACATTATCAAACTGCGTGGTTTGCCTTTCTCCACTACCGTTGAAGATGTTCTCGATTTTTTGAGTGGCGTCAACgttttgaataataaagaag GCGTTCATCTAACCGAAGTGCGACCCGGCCGACCCTCTGGAGAATGTTTCGTAGAGGTTGTAAGCCAAGCAGACGTAGAAGAAGCATTAAAGAAAGACAAAGAAAACATGGGCAAGAGATACATTGAAG tCTTCTCCACTGACCACCAAGACATGGAGTGGGCGCTGAATGCTATGAAACAGACGGAGAATGGTTTTGAATCACTTCCCAATGTTAATGATGATATGGGTGTCGTCAAGCTCAGGGGTTTGCCCTTTGGTTGTTCTAAAGAGGAAATTATTCAATTCTTTGATG GGCTGGAAGTGGCCCCCGAGGGGGTGCACTTGCTATCGGACCACACGGGGCGGGCCTCGGGAGAGGCGTATGTATACTTCGTTGACAAAACGGGCGCGCAAGACGCTCTCAGCAGGGACAGGGAGAAAATAGGACACAG GTACATAGAAGTGTTCCTAAGTTCCCCGGACGAGGTGCGAGCGTACGCGTCCCGCGGGGACGGCGGGGCCCGCCCGCGGGGGGCTCGCCCCACCCCGTACGACCGGAACGATCGGTTCGCGGGACGCTTCGGGGCAAGGGGCAGGAGCTCCTTTGGGAGGG GTGCAGGATTCAGCGCGGCCCGTGGTGGCATGCGACGCAACAGCGGCATGCACTGTGTACACATGAGGGGACTGCCGTTTAAGGCCACCCCGCAGGATATTGCTTAT TTCTTCAAACCAATTCGTCCCGTGAATATTACAATCCTGTACGACAACAGCGGACGGCCGTCCGGCGAAGCAGACGTGGAGTTTGAATGCCATGATGATGCTATGCGG gcaATGCGACGGGACAAAAACAACATGGAGCACAGGTACATCGAGCTATTTCTCAACTCTTCGCCAACCGGCGGCGGCGGAGCTTTCAAATCCAACAGAAACTTCCGAGCCTACTGA